From one Octopus bimaculoides isolate UCB-OBI-ISO-001 chromosome 1, ASM119413v2, whole genome shotgun sequence genomic stretch:
- the LOC106875355 gene encoding GMP reductase 2 — translation MPRIDSDIKLDFKDVLLRPKRSTIKSRADVDLTREFIFRNSGQTYNGIPVMASNMDTVGTFEMAITLAKYGLFTTIHKHYSIEAWKEFAANHPDQLSNIAASSGMAAGDLQKLESIIEAVPALRYICLDVANGYSEYFVQFLRDVRKKFPSHVIMAGNVVTGEMVEELILSGADIIKVGIGPGSVCTTRKKTGIGYPQLSAVIECADAAHGLGGHIISDGGCTCPGDVAKAFGAGADFVMIGGMLAGHTESGGEMIEKNGKKFKLFYGMSSATAMQKHAGHVAEYRASEGKTVEIEYRGDASHTVQDILGGIRSTCTYVGASKLKELSRRTTFIRVTQQMNEVFSPFNKSC, via the exons GTTGATCTCACAAGAGAGTTCATCTTCCGAAATAGTGGTCAGACTTACAATGGAATCCCTGTTATGGCATCAAATATGGATACAGTTGGAacttttgaaatggctattactcttGCCAAG tatgGTCTCTTTACCACTATTCATAAACACTACTCCATTGAAGCATGGAAAGAATTTGCTGCCAATCATCCAGACCAATTAagt AATATTGCTGCTAGTTCTGGAATGGCAGCTGGAGATTTGCAGAAGTTAGAAAGCATTATAGAAGCAGTACCAGCTCTCCGTTATATCTGTTTAGATGTTGCCAATGGATATTCAGAATACTTTGTTCAGTTTTTACGTGATGTCCGCAAGAAATTTCCCTCACATGTTATCATG GCTGGTAATGTTGTCACTGGAGAAATGGTGGAAGAATTGATCCTTTCTGGTGCAGATATCATCAAAGTTGGAATTGGACCTGGCTCAGTGTGTACTACTAGAAAGAAAACTGGCATTGGCTATCCCCAGCTTAGTGCAGTTATTGAATGTGCTGATGCTGCCCATGGTCTTGGAGGGCATATTATTTCA GATGGAGGCTGTACATGTCCCGGTGATGTCGCAAAAGCATTTGGAGCTGGAGCAGATTTTGTTATGATTGGGGGTATGTTAGCTGGACATACAGAGTCTGGTGGGGAGATGATTGAGAAAAACGGCAAAAAATTCAAGCTATTTTATGGCATGAGTTCAGCGACAGCCATGCAGAAACATGCTGGACATGTTGCTGAGTAcag GGCATCAGAAGGCAAGACTGTTGAGATAGAATACAGAGGAGATGCATCACACACCGTCCAAGATATTCTAGGTGGAATACGGTCAACTTGCACCTATGTTGGAGCATCAAAGCTTAAAGAACTCAGCAGACGAACAACTTTTATTCGTGTTACGCAACAGATGAATGAGGTCTTCTCTCCCTTCAACAAATCCTgttaa